CACGAAAGCCACGAGAAATATATGGAATGTGGCGATCAGTTTTTACGTAATTTTTTAAACGGTTTGGTAATTCACTTAAGAGGGCCTATGCCAGAGCGGAAAATTAAAAAACCAGAAGGCAAAAAGCCACGCACGCACAAACCGCGACCGAATAAAGGAAAAGAAAAAAGCTAAATTAAATTTCTTCAATTCAGCTTTGTTTCGGCGTAGGCAATTTTAATAAATGTATCTGCATGTTTTTCTTATTGTGGGATCTTCAAATACGCGTTGGTTTGCGCTTAAGTATTGCAAGGTATGCAGTTTTTGCGATCCGCATTTGATTCTCTTTTGAATGTTTCTCAATGTTTTCATCTTAGCTCTTCTTATAAAAATTACTTGTAGCGTCTTTTCGTATTCCAAAGATATGCTCTGGAATTAGTGGGTCTGTGTTGCTTTTCGTTGCTGTCTAAAGTTCTCATGATTTTTAATTTTAATTAATTTTTGAATTCATTTTTAGTGAAACCTTCTTTTCAGATTCCAAGAATACGATTTTGAAGTTTTCATTTTAGCTGATAATTGATTGTTGTCTAATGTTCTCATAATAAATAAATTTTACTGGGTTATATCTAAAAGACGCACGATTTAATTAATTGTTACAGTACTATGCTATACAAAGTAGTGTTTTAACTAAATATTAACTTTTTTTATGGTTACATTCACAAGAAATCGCCCTAAAATGTTTAACATACTATTAACCGCCAATGAGTTACCAAATTGTTGCAGGGTAGGGGCTTTAGCTTTATATTTGCACCCTATAATATCGGTGCGATTTTAGCACTGATATGTAAAAATGGAAAAGAAATTAGCATTATCCCAAATTAAAAATGAATACGGTAAGAAAATCTGAAACCAATAAGCTTAAGCGCACCCATTTATACTACAAATACACAGGATTTTATTCATTTGTAGGGCAGAGCCTTAAGCAGGCAATTATTCCAATTATTTTGGCTGTGGCCGTTTTAATTGTTTTAGATAGATATGTTGTAGATTTTAGCGATTTATTTACCTATATAACGGTTACCTACGCTCCCATAAACGTATTATTGGTTTTCTTGGCATCAGAATCGTTATTGGGGCTCGTTCCTCCAGAAATTTTTATTGCCTGGAGCGATAAAATGCCGCAACCCATACTTTATTTAACTTTATTGGCAACCCTTTCATACATTGGGGGTATTATTTCCTATTTTATAGGGAAATGGATTTTTACTATTCCGCGTGTGTATGCATATATGGAGGGCAAGATGAAAAAACACCTAAAACACATTCGAAAATGGGGTGGCTTTTTAATTGTAGTTGGCGCTTTATTGCCCATTCCGTTTTCTATGACGAGTATGGCAGCGGGTATGATTCACTATAAATTTAAGAATTACCTATTATTTGGTTTGCTTCGTTTTGTTCGGTTTTATCTATACGCGATTGCTATATTCAGTTTGCTGTAGTACTTTTGTAACTGTTCGAAGACTATTCTTCCGAAAATAAAATACCCATTTTAAATTTCCACTTCTTTTAAATGAAGAAAAACGATCCCTACGCCGCTTTACGATTTCGGGAATTTAATATTTTTCTTCTGGTTCGGTTTGCAATGGTTTTTGCGTGGACTATGCAATTTGTAGTAATAGAATGGGAGGTTTACAGTATTACCAAAAATCCACTTTCCCTTGGAATAATTGGTTTAATGGAAGTAATTCCTGCAGTATCTATGGCACTTTTCGCAGGGCATATTGTAGATCAAAAGGAAAAGCGCGGATTATTAATTAAATGTATTCTCGGTTTTTCGGTAGTTAGTCTGGGTCTTTTCTTAATAACTTGGCCTCGAATAATTGCCAATCTTTCTACAGATGTAATTCTTTATACCGTTTATTTTTTGGTTTTTCTGGGAGGTATTGTTCGCGCATTTCTCGGACCGACAATTTTTTCACTTTTCTCGCTATTGGTTCCTAAAAAGGTATATCCAAATGCTGCAACGTGGAGCAGTTCGGTTTGGCAAATGGGCGCCGTGGTGGGACCAGCATTTGGTGGGTTTTTTATTCATTGGATTGGGGTGCATTGGTCTATGTGTTTTGTTTTTGCTTTTTCACTAATGGCTTTATTATTACTAATTCAAATTCCGAAAAAACCTATTTTAAATCCAAACATTGGGGAACCAATACTAAAAAGTCTTAAAGAAGGAATTAAATTTGTTAGAAATACACGGGTTATTTTAGGAGCGCTTACATTAGATATGTTTGCAGTACTTTTTGGAGGTGCAGTGGCACTGCTGCCAATTTACGCGCAGGATATACTAAAAGTAGGACCCGAAGGGTTTGGTGTTTTACGCGCTGCGCCAGCTGTGGGTGCATTGCTAATTATGTTTACTTCAGCACATTTTCCCTTAAATAAAAATGCAGGAATGAAACTACTGGCAGCCATTTTCGGGTTTGGTATTTGTATTATTGTATTTGGAATTTCCACTTGGTTTTGGGTTTCGGTAATTGCACTTTTTCTCAGTGGTGCAACAGACGGCATTTCTATGGTAATTCGCCAAACTATTCTTCAACTGCGAACTCCAGATGCAATGCGTGGCCGCGTGGCTTCGGTGAATTCTATGTTTGTGGGATCTTCAAATGAGTTGGGAGCTTTTGAAAGCGGCCTTACCGCGCGATTGATGGGTACGGTAACAGCGGTGGTATTTGGTGGTGGAATGACTATACTTACTGTAATCGGTACCGGAATTTTATTCCCAAAATTGCGAAAATTAGACTTGCAAAAGGATTTGGAAGAACATCAAAAAGAGTAAGGACTATTTCTTATTAGGATTGTTCCAAAACTAGTTTTTTAAATTTTTTGTGTTTCGCAGTGGTAAATACAGTATTATCTGTTGGTATCATAATTAATTACCATTCTTGAATCTTTCTTCGTTTTGCCTTGATCCATCCAAATCTCACATCGTCATAGATTAAACTCGCCAGTAAGATAAAAGCTCCTAAAAGTAATGTATTTAACTTTAAGTTGAATGTTGAATAACATAAACCACCCGTTATTCCGCCAATAAAGAAAAAGGCAATTATGTAAAGTCGCAATCTAATAGTTGCTCTAATTTTTTTTCTATTTGGATGCGTTTTGGGAAAAAACAATTGGGAAAGTTCTATACCCAAATCTGTGAAAAGCCCAGTTAAATGCGTAGTTCTCACAATAGCATTCGAAATTTCGGTAACGTATGAGTTCTGCATTCCCATTGCGAAAAGTAGAAAACAGGCAATTATATGCGGAAATTCAATTGCAGTAAAATTGCTATTTACAGCTATGATTATTAATATGAGTGATTCAATTAAAATTGGGGTTGCAAAAATATTGAGCTTTTTGTTTTCCTTAAATATTTCAATCAGAAAACTAGAAGAAAAAGAACCAAGAAGAAACGAAAAAATATACAAAACATAAATGGTGCCTTGCCAGAATTGAAAATTCTCAACGTCGTACATAAATTGTGCGAAGTGCCCCGTTACATTTGTAGTGAGTTGGTGAATAGACAGAAAACCAGTAACATTTACAATTCCGGCCACAAAAGATAAAACAGTGGCAATTTGCAGATTGTGTCTTAAAGTCCTACTGCGGCCTTGGTGTCTTAGCATTAAATTGTAGTTTGTAATTTATTATAAAACAGTATTGTACCCTGACGCAACTGTTTATATCGTTGCCCGCAAATTTAGCAATTTTGGAGTATAATTGATTTAATATGATATTTTCCTTTTGTGTTATTATAGAATTTTTTACAACTATTTTTTCTTTTAACTGCCAATGTTCGAAATTTATAATTAAATAGAATTGATGAGCCGTGTGAGAAGAAATTAGTAATTTTAAAATGTTATATAACTTACCGATTAATGATTTCAGAAAATAATAAAATAGAATTTCCATTTGATGCATATTTGGTTGAAACCGCGGGTATGACATTAGATGAAGCGCTACATATTACGGCAGACTTAAAGCGAATTAAATATAAAAAAGGAAATATTGTTTTGAGAAAAGGCGATTTGTGCAACCATTCTTTCTTTGTAGAAAAAGGTTTGCTACGCTCATATATGCTCGAAGATGATGGAAAGGAACGCGTAATTCAATTCGCGCCCGAAAATTGGTTTATCGTAGATAGAAGCAGTGTTTATTTTAATGATACTTCCGAAAGTTTTATTGAAGCAGTTGAAGATTCTGAGGTGGTTTTACTAAGTGAAAATTTTATATGCAAAGCCAATGAAAATAATTCATCTTTCAGCAAATTCAATGATAAATTATTGCACAACCACATTAGGCAATTGCAAAAAAGAATTAATTTATTACTCGGAGCCACCGCCGAAAATCGATACTTAAGTTTTATAGAAACATATCCAGATTTGTTGTTACGCGTACCGCAATGGATGATTGCTTCGTATTTGGGAATAACCCCCGAAAGCCTTAGTCGTGTACGCAAAGAACTGGCACATAAAAATTTTAAACCAAATTGAAGGTAACCTAAGCACCCGCGAAAGCATATGTTTGGTTCAATAAACAATTACGAAACTCACTACTGCAGTCTTTAAGTGTAAAACACATTATTCTAAATATCCAAATTTACCCATATTAAAGTCATTCATAGCTTGCATTATTTCGGCGCGGGTATTCATTACAAAGGGACCTTGGGCCACAATGGGTTCGTTGAGGGGTTTACCACTTAAAACCAGAACTACAGCGGGATTGGTCGCTTCAATCGTAAATTTTTCACCGTCATTTTTAAACAATCCTAAGCAGTCTGTTTTTATTTCATGTTCGTTGTTTACTTTTATATTTCCTTCTACAACTAAAACAACGGTATTGTAATTTTCTGGAAAATTAAAACTTGCTTTTCCCGCCGTTTTCAACTTTGCGTTAAACAGATGAACGGGAGTAAAAGTACTTGCAGGGCCTTTTATACCGGAATATTCGCCAGCAATTACTTCAACAAAACCAGCATCATCGGGGAGTTCCACCTTTTTTATTTCAGCATTTGCAATACCTTGGTATTTTGGTGGACTTGACTTGTATTTTGCGGGAAGATTTACCCATAGCTGCACCATTTGGAAATCCCCTCCAGTTTTGCTAAAATTCTCCTCGTGATATTCCTTATGAAGAATTCCAGAAGCAGCCGTCATCCATTGCACATCGCCTTCATTAATTACTCCGCTATAGCCAGTGCTGTCGTGGTGCGCAACGCTTCCTTTATAAGCAATAGTTACCGTTTCAAAACCTTTATGCGGATGCACACCCACGCCCCGAGGTTGGTCTGTGGGCGGAAAGTAAAACTTACTATTGTAATCCATCATTATAAATGGATCCATTCTTTCAAAACCTTCTCCCAATCCGGAAGGAATATATTGATGTACCCTAAAACCATCGCCAACCATATGCGGACGGGGAGGTGTTAGAATGCGTTCTATATTGCGTGTTTTCATCTTGGTTTCTTTAAGTTGAAAGTAAAATTACTGTGTATAATACGTAAATACATTGATGTATGATAAGTAATACGAATGTTATCTGAAATACTTTCGACGGCGCCATTTTTTATTTTGAACTAAATTTTGAAAATTTTAAAAATAAATTTTAACAGAAGTTTATGCCAAAACACACTTAGTTAGCGGGATTGAGTGTATAATTGAGCTAGATTTTTTATATTTTTGAGAATACCCAAAAAGTACTTTGGAAAAGAAAAAAGAAAAAAAAAGCAAGCCAAAATATTACAGGTTTTTAAGATTTCTCGGAAAATTTATCGTGGGTCTTATTATCCTGTTTTTCCTGTTAGTGCTTTTTATCCGAAGTCCTTGGGGGCAAAATATTATAGTACAGCGCGCCGTAAAATACGTGTCTGACAAAACGAATACGTCAGTTGAAATAGAAAAACTGTTTGTTACGTTTAGCGGTAATATTGTGCTCAATGGGCTATATCTTGAAGATAAAAAGGGCGATACTCTTATCTATTCAAAATCGTTAGAGGCAGATGTGCCTCTATTGCCCATTATTCGGGGCAATACCATAGCAATTAATTATATAAACTGGGAGGGGTTGCGCGCCAATATTGTTCGAAAAGATTCCATAAATGGATATAATTTTCAGTTTTTATTGGATGCTTTTGCTGTGGCAGATACTACTACCGTTACGCCCGATAGCACTTCAGCTCCATTAGATATAGTTTTGGGCGATTTACTTTTAAAAGATTTCAATATAGTTTATAATGATGCCGTACTGGGAATTGACAGTAAATTTATCGTAGGTTCCTTGGCGCTCAATATGAAGAAAACCGATTTATCCAAAATGGATTTTCGCGCATCGGAAGCTAAAATTGCCAACGCTAACATAACCTATATTCAATCGCCGGTGCCGCCCTCAACTACCGAAGCCCCGCCATTGCCGTATTTAGCTTTAAATAAATTATTGCTTAATAATGTTCGTGTAGATTATCAATCATTCGGAGATAGAATTGCAGCAAATCTGGAATTTTCAGATTTATTTCTTGAACTCCCAAAAGCCGATTTAACGACAAACGACATTGAAATTGGAGATTTCAGTCTAAAAAATTCTATTGTCACCATTTATACTAAAACTGAAAATAATGGCATAACTCAAAAAGTTGATGAAGTAACTACCGATATAAAGGAAGACATCGAAAAATTTGAGTGGCCAGATTTTACAATTTCACTTTCTGAAATAAATTTGGAGGGAAATAACATAAGCTACTTTGTCGGTAAAAATAAAGGAGCACCAAATGTTTTTAATCCCAATGCTATTGCGTTGGAAAATGTTTCTTTAAAAGCGAATTCTATTTATCTAAAAGACAAACGGGCTGGTATAAATTTAGACGCTTTAAGTTTTCGAGAAGCATCGGGATTTAATCTTCATAAACTTGCATTAAACCTAGAAGCAACAGATTCGTACTTGAACGTAAACGCTCTAAATTTAGCGCTTAACAACAATAAGTTAAACGGTAAATTGCGGTTGGATTTTAATACATTGGCCAGTTTGTTTGAAGCGCCCGAACAATCAAAAATTGCATTGGATTTTCCTGTTTTTCAAGTTGATTTAAAGGAGGTCTTTAAATTTCAACCAGAACTTAAAGGCAATGAATATTTAAAAACGCTCAGCCAAAAACTACTTTTTGGCCAAGTAAAGGCTTCGGGTTATATTTCGGCAATTCAAATTCCTACTGTAAATCTGCGCTGGGGAAACACTACGCGTATCGCTGCCAACGCCTTTATTGAAAATGCAACAGTGCCTGAAAATTTAAAATTTAATATTCCTCAATTTTCAGCCCAAACCAGGCGCAGCGATTTAATTCAGTTTGTAAGCGAGCAGGAGCTAGGTATTAAATTACCGGAAGATGTTGCCCTTAAAGGAAACGCCAAGGGAAACACGAAAGATATTTATGCAAATGCTATACTTACAACCTCACAAGGTATGGCAAAAATTGACGGTCATTTTACAAACGATTCGCAGATTGCATTTAATGCAGATATTGAAATAACAGAATACCAACTTAATGAATTGCTTCAAAATGAACAGCTGGGACCAATTAGTTTACAGCTAAATACAACAGGTTCTGGCAACGATATTAACTCGCTAGACGCAACTTTGGAAGCTAATGTATCTAAATTTCAATTTAACGATTACGCAATAAAAAACTTAGGAATAATTGGTAATATAAAAAATGGAAAGGGTGAAGTAATATCAAATTATAAAGACCAAAATTTAAATGTAAACTTAAACGCAGACGTTGTTTTAGACTCCGTTACACCCAGAGCGAGTGCGCATCTAAACATAATAGGCGCAAATCTTCAATCGCTTGGAATTATGACTCGCGATGTGCGAACTGCTTTTAAATTAGATGCCGATTTTGAAGGCAATACAGACGGGTTTGATGTAATTTCTACTGTTGGCGACGGGGTAGTGGTTTACGACAACAGAACCTATTTGTTGGGAGATTTGCTTGCAACGGCCCACGTGCGAAGCGATACAACTTCTATTTGGCTGGATAATAAAATGATAGATTTGAGCCTTGAAAGCAATACAGATCCTGCCACTTTTAGTCGTTCGGTACAACGGCACATTAGCAGTTATTTTTTCAAAAAAACGGCTTTTGCAGATACGATACAAAATCCAGTTAAACTCGACGTAAAAGGCAAAATTGTGGAGGCACCGGTTTTAAACGAAGTGTTTTTAGTAAATGTTAAGGATTTAGATACCGTGAAAATTGATGTGGCATTTGATGAAGCAGCCCGAAAATTAAAAGCTGCCATAAATGCGCCACATATAAACTACGGTGGCAACGAGCTGGACAGCCTCGCTTTTACGATGGATACCGACAAAGAGAAATTTGTTTTTAACCTCGGTTTTGGCAGTATAAAGGGAGGTCCGTTAGAAATTCCGAAAACACAAATTAGCGGCAATCAGCTTGATGGGCAAATGAATTTAAATTTTCACGCAGTTCATAAAGATAGTACGCTAATCAATATACAATCGCAAATAACAGGAACTTCAGACAAATTGCGGTTTCACGTAGTACCGCAAGATTTAATTCTAGATAGAAAACCTTGGAAAACACCCGCGAATAACGAAGTTTTAATTTTTAAAAACAATGTGGAATTTAATGATTTTCGCTTCACAAAAAATAACGAAACGGTTGCATTAACCCATAATCTGTCAGGCGTTTTGCAACAGCACGCTGCCATTACTTTTGAAAACTTTAAACTAAGTGAAATTTTAAATTATTTAAATCCTTCCGAAGAGCTTGCCAAAGGTAACCTCAACGGTAGCTTGGCGATTGTTGAGCCCTTTGGAAACGCGGGGCTTTTTGCCGATTTGTTAATTGATGAACTTAATCTTCTAAACGTAGATTTGGGAAAATTAACAGTAGATGCAAAATCGAAAGGCGGAAATAGCTACGACTTTAATCTAGCCGTAAAGGAGGGTGAGGTAAAATTAGATTTAACCGGAGATTACATTGCAACGGAAACTGACGCAAAATTGAATTTAGATTTAAATATCATCGACTTCAAAATGAGTGCTTTAGAAGGTTTCACTTTAGGTGAAGTAAAGAATGCGGATGGTAGCTTTTCGGGAAAATTTAACTTTACGGGTAGTACTACCGCTCCAAAATACGAAGGTAGCTTGAATTTTGACAACGCCGATTTTACAATTTCAAAATTAAACGCGCCTTTTACATTGGTTAATGAATCCTTGCGAATTGACAATAACGGTGTGTATTTGGAAGGATTTACGATCTTGGACGAAAACCAAAACAAACTCAATATAACAGGAAAAATTGGCCCGGAAAGCTATATAAATCCAACATTCAATTTAAACTTAAACGCGCAGAATTTCCAAGTTTTAAATGCCACCGAAGACGATAACGATATGGTTTACGGACAGGCTTCGTTTAATGCCGATGCCAAATTAACGGGCGATTTGCAAATT
This region of Aequorivita marisscotiae genomic DNA includes:
- a CDS encoding DUF1456 family protein; the protein is MALSNNDIMKKLRVAHKLRDDDIVKICSLVDFAVTKSELGAIFRHESHEKYMECGDQFLRNFLNGLVIHLRGPMPERKIKKPEGKKPRTHKPRPNKGKEKS
- a CDS encoding YqaA family protein, giving the protein MNTVRKSETNKLKRTHLYYKYTGFYSFVGQSLKQAIIPIILAVAVLIVLDRYVVDFSDLFTYITVTYAPINVLLVFLASESLLGLVPPEIFIAWSDKMPQPILYLTLLATLSYIGGIISYFIGKWIFTIPRVYAYMEGKMKKHLKHIRKWGGFLIVVGALLPIPFSMTSMAAGMIHYKFKNYLLFGLLRFVRFYLYAIAIFSLL
- a CDS encoding MFS transporter; the protein is MKKNDPYAALRFREFNIFLLVRFAMVFAWTMQFVVIEWEVYSITKNPLSLGIIGLMEVIPAVSMALFAGHIVDQKEKRGLLIKCILGFSVVSLGLFLITWPRIIANLSTDVILYTVYFLVFLGGIVRAFLGPTIFSLFSLLVPKKVYPNAATWSSSVWQMGAVVGPAFGGFFIHWIGVHWSMCFVFAFSLMALLLLIQIPKKPILNPNIGEPILKSLKEGIKFVRNTRVILGALTLDMFAVLFGGAVALLPIYAQDILKVGPEGFGVLRAAPAVGALLIMFTSAHFPLNKNAGMKLLAAIFGFGICIIVFGISTWFWVSVIALFLSGATDGISMVIRQTILQLRTPDAMRGRVASVNSMFVGSSNELGAFESGLTARLMGTVTAVVFGGGMTILTVIGTGILFPKLRKLDLQKDLEEHQKE
- a CDS encoding YoaK family protein encodes the protein MLRHQGRSRTLRHNLQIATVLSFVAGIVNVTGFLSIHQLTTNVTGHFAQFMYDVENFQFWQGTIYVLYIFSFLLGSFSSSFLIEIFKENKKLNIFATPILIESLILIIIAVNSNFTAIEFPHIIACFLLFAMGMQNSYVTEISNAIVRTTHLTGLFTDLGIELSQLFFPKTHPNRKKIRATIRLRLYIIAFFFIGGITGGLCYSTFNLKLNTLLLGAFILLASLIYDDVRFGWIKAKRRKIQEW
- a CDS encoding Crp/Fnr family transcriptional regulator — protein: MISENNKIEFPFDAYLVETAGMTLDEALHITADLKRIKYKKGNIVLRKGDLCNHSFFVEKGLLRSYMLEDDGKERVIQFAPENWFIVDRSSVYFNDTSESFIEAVEDSEVVLLSENFICKANENNSSFSKFNDKLLHNHIRQLQKRINLLLGATAENRYLSFIETYPDLLLRVPQWMIASYLGITPESLSRVRKELAHKNFKPN
- a CDS encoding pirin family protein — translated: MKTRNIERILTPPRPHMVGDGFRVHQYIPSGLGEGFERMDPFIMMDYNSKFYFPPTDQPRGVGVHPHKGFETVTIAYKGSVAHHDSTGYSGVINEGDVQWMTAASGILHKEYHEENFSKTGGDFQMVQLWVNLPAKYKSSPPKYQGIANAEIKKVELPDDAGFVEVIAGEYSGIKGPASTFTPVHLFNAKLKTAGKASFNFPENYNTVVLVVEGNIKVNNEHEIKTDCLGLFKNDGEKFTIEATNPAVVLVLSGKPLNEPIVAQGPFVMNTRAEIMQAMNDFNMGKFGYLE
- a CDS encoding translocation/assembly module TamB domain-containing protein codes for the protein MEKKKEKKSKPKYYRFLRFLGKFIVGLIILFFLLVLFIRSPWGQNIIVQRAVKYVSDKTNTSVEIEKLFVTFSGNIVLNGLYLEDKKGDTLIYSKSLEADVPLLPIIRGNTIAINYINWEGLRANIVRKDSINGYNFQFLLDAFAVADTTTVTPDSTSAPLDIVLGDLLLKDFNIVYNDAVLGIDSKFIVGSLALNMKKTDLSKMDFRASEAKIANANITYIQSPVPPSTTEAPPLPYLALNKLLLNNVRVDYQSFGDRIAANLEFSDLFLELPKADLTTNDIEIGDFSLKNSIVTIYTKTENNGITQKVDEVTTDIKEDIEKFEWPDFTISLSEINLEGNNISYFVGKNKGAPNVFNPNAIALENVSLKANSIYLKDKRAGINLDALSFREASGFNLHKLALNLEATDSYLNVNALNLALNNNKLNGKLRLDFNTLASLFEAPEQSKIALDFPVFQVDLKEVFKFQPELKGNEYLKTLSQKLLFGQVKASGYISAIQIPTVNLRWGNTTRIAANAFIENATVPENLKFNIPQFSAQTRRSDLIQFVSEQELGIKLPEDVALKGNAKGNTKDIYANAILTTSQGMAKIDGHFTNDSQIAFNADIEITEYQLNELLQNEQLGPISLQLNTTGSGNDINSLDATLEANVSKFQFNDYAIKNLGIIGNIKNGKGEVISNYKDQNLNVNLNADVVLDSVTPRASAHLNIIGANLQSLGIMTRDVRTAFKLDADFEGNTDGFDVISTVGDGVVVYDNRTYLLGDLLATAHVRSDTTSIWLDNKMIDLSLESNTDPATFSRSVQRHISSYFFKKTAFADTIQNPVKLDVKGKIVEAPVLNEVFLVNVKDLDTVKIDVAFDEAARKLKAAINAPHINYGGNELDSLAFTMDTDKEKFVFNLGFGSIKGGPLEIPKTQISGNQLDGQMNLNFHAVHKDSTLINIQSQITGTSDKLRFHVVPQDLILDRKPWKTPANNEVLIFKNNVEFNDFRFTKNNETVALTHNLSGVLQQHAAITFENFKLSEILNYLNPSEELAKGNLNGSLAIVEPFGNAGLFADLLIDELNLLNVDLGKLTVDAKSKGGNSYDFNLAVKEGEVKLDLTGDYIATETDAKLNLDLNIIDFKMSALEGFTLGEVKNADGSFSGKFNFTGSTTAPKYEGSLNFDNADFTISKLNAPFTLVNESLRIDNNGVYLEGFTILDENQNKLNITGKIGPESYINPTFNLNLNAQNFQVLNATEDDNDMVYGQASFNADAKLTGDLQIPKLDAQITVNKDTNVTYILPSSSVAIEERDGVVLFVNRENPDAILTKNVEKTATFTGLDINAFLNIGKSAKVTIIIDQETGDNFEVFGDGEFNFNMNPNGRMTLSGVYEIAGGHYEMNLYNLVNRRFELSPKSRVTWSGDPFDAKLDVKAIYTVKASASPLMAPITSGSDPSVKNKYKQVLPFNVYLNIDGQLTQPEIGFDLDMPEEEQGAIGGQVYGRLQQVNTQQDELNRQVFSLLVLGRFYPEPGSDGSRGGFATVARDNLNDAISDQLNVFSNKLLGNTGVELDFGLDSYTDYQGETAQERTQLDIAAQKKLFNDRLIVRVGSEVDIQGSSATNEPVPIIGDVSLEYLLTENGRYRLKGFRKNQFENIVDGQTIVSGIALIFTQEFNKFDELWQALLRGETKEEKAEKKAAAQQPKKEQEQAEKNKTDKIENTNNE